A window from Mycolicibacterium tokaiense encodes these proteins:
- a CDS encoding phage major capsid protein has translation MEIFLSQLMEKRAEVTAERVAILDAAKRSGAGQLTEDEQHRFDELSGSIAALDTRIADTQAEIARAGRYDTRVQRVRQAQLNGGVGAGLTEARDWGRRAARALQVKGGESRAISSGSLDVPVLINPSITPMARPQRLIDLLVNRLPLAGNAFEYHRQTVRTNNAAPVADNALKPTSVLTLAPIVDRARVVAHLSEPVPLRLLDDVNGFEDWLSTEMAEGVLDALERQIISGDGEGENFDGITQIAGTRQVASETSLPRTLRKALTVMQNAGEQPNALVLAPDDAEALDLLRESTEGGWLMGGALSTTPGGNVLGGPTITRVVSPSMPAGLAVLGDFSRVQLHVREDVNIQIDAGGELFNKNQFRARAEGRFGVAHLRPSAFAVIDTVIG, from the coding sequence ATGGAGATCTTTCTCTCGCAGCTGATGGAGAAGCGGGCCGAGGTGACCGCCGAACGGGTGGCCATCCTGGACGCTGCGAAGCGCTCAGGGGCAGGGCAGCTCACCGAAGACGAGCAGCACCGTTTCGATGAACTCAGCGGCAGCATCGCTGCGCTCGACACTCGGATCGCCGACACGCAAGCTGAGATCGCGCGCGCCGGTCGCTACGACACCCGCGTGCAGCGGGTGCGCCAGGCGCAGCTCAACGGCGGCGTAGGTGCTGGTCTGACCGAGGCCCGCGATTGGGGTCGTCGCGCAGCTCGGGCGCTCCAGGTCAAGGGCGGTGAATCGCGCGCTATCAGCTCGGGCTCACTCGATGTCCCGGTGCTGATCAACCCCAGCATCACGCCAATGGCTCGTCCGCAGCGGCTGATCGATCTGCTGGTGAATCGACTTCCCCTCGCGGGCAATGCGTTCGAGTACCACCGGCAGACGGTCCGCACCAACAACGCGGCCCCGGTCGCCGACAACGCGCTCAAGCCGACCTCGGTGCTGACCCTGGCACCGATCGTCGACCGCGCCCGTGTGGTCGCGCATCTGTCCGAGCCGGTGCCGCTGCGCCTGCTCGATGACGTGAACGGCTTCGAGGACTGGCTGTCCACCGAGATGGCCGAGGGTGTGCTCGATGCCCTGGAGCGCCAGATCATCTCCGGCGACGGCGAGGGCGAGAACTTCGACGGCATCACCCAGATCGCGGGAACGCGCCAGGTGGCCTCGGAGACCTCGCTGCCACGCACGCTGCGCAAAGCGCTCACGGTGATGCAGAACGCCGGGGAGCAGCCCAACGCGCTCGTGCTGGCACCCGATGACGCCGAGGCGCTGGACCTGCTCCGGGAGAGCACCGAGGGCGGCTGGCTGATGGGCGGTGCCCTGTCCACGACCCCCGGCGGCAACGTCCTCGGCGGTCCGACGATCACCCGCGTGGTGTCGCCGTCGATGCCTGCGGGCCTGGCCGTGCTCGGTGACTTCAGCCGGGTCCAGCTGCACGTCCGCGAGGACGTGAACATCCAGATCGACGCTGGCGGTGAGCTGTTCAACAAGAACCAGTTCCGCGCCCGCGCTGAGGGCCGGTTCGGCGTGGCCCACCTGCGCCCGTCCGCGTTCGCGGTGATCGACACGGTGATCGGCTGA
- a CDS encoding PIN domain-containing protein, translating into MLHLLIDTSTWLDLAKRRDGQRLIVPIRVLVFQGRLDVLVPQLVIDEFERNRPRVEASMTSEVTQRFKLIRRDLVQYGNDQQGEALEMIDQLAHQVPLIGAMTTRNFEEIREQLERSTRIDPTAAEQARVVERGLAKSAPFHRSRNSVADALLIEMYSTALASAGEHDRYAFITSNSEDFSAVGGDNREPHADLAGLFAGVKSTYGLGVEGLERVLADEFGEEWPEILEDNYFEEEPRRLDEILAAEQEMFDRVWYDRSMLHEQKAIDAGDDADLEHLRKVAGPARARVEETYGVENLGPYDKFEWGMINGKLSALRWVLGSEWDFLDT; encoded by the coding sequence GTGCTCCATCTGCTGATCGACACCTCGACGTGGCTCGACCTTGCCAAGCGGCGCGACGGCCAGCGGCTAATCGTGCCCATCCGCGTCCTGGTCTTCCAGGGGAGGCTTGACGTTCTGGTGCCCCAGCTCGTGATCGATGAGTTCGAGCGCAATCGGCCCAGGGTCGAAGCGTCGATGACTTCGGAGGTCACCCAGCGGTTCAAGCTCATCCGCCGCGACCTGGTGCAATACGGGAACGACCAGCAGGGCGAGGCTCTGGAGATGATCGACCAGCTTGCTCACCAGGTGCCGCTGATAGGAGCGATGACGACGCGGAACTTCGAGGAGATCCGCGAGCAGCTGGAGCGCAGCACCAGGATCGATCCGACCGCCGCCGAGCAAGCGCGCGTCGTTGAACGCGGCCTGGCGAAGTCCGCACCGTTCCACCGCTCCCGCAATAGCGTCGCGGATGCGCTGCTGATCGAGATGTACTCGACCGCTCTGGCGAGTGCGGGCGAACATGATCGATACGCCTTCATCACATCGAACTCCGAGGACTTCTCCGCGGTGGGCGGCGACAACCGCGAGCCGCATGCCGACCTAGCTGGCCTCTTCGCCGGGGTGAAGTCCACCTATGGCCTGGGCGTCGAGGGCCTGGAGCGTGTCCTGGCTGACGAGTTCGGCGAGGAGTGGCCGGAGATCTTGGAAGACAACTACTTCGAGGAGGAGCCCCGACGCCTCGACGAGATCCTGGCGGCTGAGCAGGAGATGTTCGATCGAGTCTGGTACGACCGCTCGATGCTCCACGAGCAGAAGGCCATCGACGCTGGTGACGATGCTGATCTGGAGCACCTGCGCAAGGTGGCCGGACCAGCTCGCGCCCGCGTCGAGGAGACCTACGGCGTCGAGAATCTCGGCCCCTACGACAAGTTCGAGTGGGGAATGATCAACGGCAAGCTCTCCGCGCTGCGCTGGGTGCTCGGCAGCGAGTGGGATTTCCTCGACACCTAG